DNA from Daucus carota subsp. sativus chromosome 1, DH1 v3.0, whole genome shotgun sequence:
GTGGAGTTGAGGCATCATGGACGCTAATGTTTAGTATTGATTTAGCAATGCCAACAGAACTTTTTAATGGCTATTTCAGCAATGGGGATCTCCTACTACTGATAGGATATGAAGATTACAGGTGGATCTCGTGTAATGCCAGGAAGAAAGAGGCTAGGATTGCTCGAGTTTATATATTGGAAGATCATCGTTACACTCGTTATCTTTACAGGTACACGGAGAGCCTAGTTTCACTCGCAGGATTCAAATTACAAATTAGCTGGAATCGTGGCTATGGTGATAATTAAAGAAACACCGCTATTCTGGTATCTCTATGCTATATTATATGTCTTGTTAGTCACCTTTGGTCTGTTATTTTAGTCACTTTTGAGAGATGGCTGTATTTCTTTGCTCTTGATAGATGTGTTGTCAACTTTCCATCTGTACTTCAGTAGACTTGTTCCTGCTAGCCTAGTGCTCGTTTTTTCTATATGAACTTTGGTGGTGTTGATCTTTTATTAGCGACATTTGTATCAGTACAGGGATCCAGATTTGTATATCTAGTGAAACAAGTTTTCAGATGCAAACTGAAAAAGCCAACTAACATTAATATACAGACAGCACAAAAGTGATCAAACAGGTAATCGAAGCTGTCCAAGTGGTACTAACTACAAGGTTGTGTTCTGTCCATGAGGATCTACTTCTTATTTCGTTGTTGTGCTCTTTCTTCTGAATAAACTTTGCTTTGATCTGGTTGATCTAAATAAACTTTTGTACAGGGATACATAAGTCATTCTGATTTGAACAATTTGCTATAAAAATCAATATTCGCTATtacatacatatttttattttatcagatcTACCTCAATCTAATTCCTCCACAAATAGAATTGAATTATTTGCATGATGGAAGGTGAGCAAAATATTTCAAtccttttaaattttataagatCCGATTTTCATCTCTCTGTCCAATTTTGTTTAACAAACGTCAGTTACGTGACTCACGCAACAGTTATGTTAAAATCAGAAACTCACctattgaataaaatatgatatgttAATCTTGGAGCGATTATCAGAATACGGCCGATGAAAGTGTTCGATTTAATGTTCAATAATGTGTAAAAAATCTGCATGAAAAGAACTTATCATTTCTTGTTCATGAGATTGAAGCGCAGATTTCTATACTTCCTAGCTAGAGGCCCACCCTCTGTCCTCTTGTGACCACCTTACCAAAAACTTCCATATTTGGTTCTCCACGGCatagtaatatttataattatattaatgcaATTATCATTCATTCAGACATAAAGCCAAATAATTTTCTTCTTGAGAAGAATTTGTTTACATCAATCAAGCACAAATGAGTTCAACTGTTGTAAGTAGAGCATTTGGATATGCTTCCTCTAAGTGACTCTTTAATGTTTTACATCAACATTTAGTATTGCTCTATGATATTTTGATATCTTATTTTTTGCCAGTTTTCCATCAATATTTGACTTGTGCAGAAACATGGAATGTGTGTAGCTATGGAATTCTTCTACTAGAAATTTTCTCAGGGAAACGGCTTACAGAAAGCGGCATATTCATAGTTGGTGGAAGTGATCTTCATGACTACGCAAGGAAGGCAAGGAGCTCGAGCACAGAGCGACGGACATTGCTGACCCATGGATCGTACTGGATCAAGAAGAACATGGCATGACTATAAATCAATCATACAGCAGAGAAACAATGGTATGACTGATATTTATGCCAGGACATTACAATATGAGAAGATCAGAATTTGGCCTCGAAGACTAGCCAAGCAAAGAGAAAACATACCAGTGAATAGTGATGCCATTACAATGCCACGACAAGATAGATTTCTAAGTACATCATCAACGGTAACATAACCACAATATTCTTCACCAATCTTGTATATTGTATGTTTTAACTTTTAGCACAGACAGACACTTCCACGATTATATCGAAACAGAACCAGGTCCCTCAGATTCCAGAACACAACTCTTTCTCCTCCAAATTCTGAGAAAGCTAAGCTACTTTCAAACCCCATCAAATGATAAAATTGAGGGTAAACCGGATAGAAATTGAGGGTAAACCGGATAGCTTGAATATTACTACAATTTCTATCAAGATGTGAGTAGTCATGAAGTTACCAGTAAAAACTAAGACCAAGTTAAGGCTGAATTATATTTGTTCAAGGTTGCATAATTAGTAAAGAAAAACAGATGTTTCATGAAATGAGCAAACAGTGAAAGACTCATCTCATCCTCAAAAATTTGTCTCACAAGGATTTGACTATCTTTGTGTACTACGAAACGTATATTAATTCCTCTTATGAACATCCATGTCTTTTCTGCACGATGCTCCCAAGTCGGAAAACAATCATTTGTACAACACAAAGTAGGAGTTGATATGTACCAATAACTTGTCATGATAAGCAACACAAAACCATCTTCACACAAAAAAAATGGGTAGCAAATTACACTACCAACTGCAGGAAGCACTAGTTTAACTTCATATGAAACAGAAGACCCTTGCCATCCATCAAAAGTGACAACAATAACAGACCAAAGAAGGTAGCTACAAGAACAGAGTTGCCGCAATCATTATCTAGCTAAATTGCACAAACATACCAGAATAGTTGGTCTTTTCTTAGTTATCATCTATTCATCTAGCCAGCAATCCAGTTAATCTGTTAGAATACTGCGAGTTAAACCTAAAACTCTTTTATGATACTTGACGCCATAGCCATCCTTACAAAGATAGTACATGACAGCAGAGCCATCTTTATAAAGACAGAATAACCATCATCAACACATTAAACAATAatgaaatcttttttttttttaggtaGACTAATGAAATCTGAAACTACTAAGCAGGAACCCAACTAAGAAGCAAAATAACAGGAAAACTAGAGGAGCTAAGACTCTTAACTCttttccatatatttttgtgtgtgtttatttCCACACAAGCATGTCCTATTTATAGCATAGTCTCCACTCTCCACTAGACCTGGcagtcgtgtcgtgtactttcgtgtcgtgtactttcaCGTTTCGTGTACTTGGAGCTGAATCCCATATCCGACCCGTTTCGGATTCGTGTACCTAGTATCAAACCCATACATGTTTCGAAAcgtgtcgtgtacttttcgtgtagatttaaaattataataattaaatttaattcaaatattttaaaaaaagttcatttttatatattatataatgaaatatatattaaatctttatatatgtatacaatttgtacatgtatatatattacatatataaatatatatttttttacattaaaatatacttatttttttaaaaatatatttatatcgtgTACATTCATGCACTTTCATAAAAAACTCGAACCCGACACTAAACTCcacgtgtattttcgtgttcgtgtactgaATATGAAAACCACACCCGAACTTTTCGTATCGTGTTCGTGTCGTGTACAAAACTTCCAGGTCTAGTCTCCACCTCTTGATGGCGTGAATGCACTAATATGCATTGGAGACCGTGACTTTAATTAATCCTAATATCTTCTAAAAAGTTGATTTAAATCTCTATTTTAGTGctgacaaaaatataaaagtaacTATTTTAGTACTAAAGATATAACAGTAACTATTTTCGTACtaacaaatatataacaaatatataacaGGGATTCAGTTCAGACACATTtcctataataaatttttataatatactaatggggtgtttggttcatggtcaATGAACCCCGTTAACGGTCAACCCCGTTAACGGTCAATGAACCCGGTTAACGGGAGTTAGAACCTCAATTCCCCGTGcataagtgtttggattagttatttggtAGTATCAAATGGGAACCCCAATCCTTTTAGGTGGTTAAATCTTGGGTTTCATACCATTCCCGTTGCCCCCTATTCCCATACCCTTCCATCATCGATTCCCTTTCCCACCCCTATTACCATGCATACCCTACATTTCCATCACCAATTCTCATTCCCACCCTTAATCCAAACGCTCCTAAATTATTGTCATTTGAAGCAACctaacaattatatattattggtCTGAAAACTTGTGTTAGTCTTATACATCTGCATCCCTGTACTGATCTGCATCCCTGTACTGATAGCAATGGGGGTGATATAAGATCAACCAGatcaaagttttttttaaagaaacgAGCACAACAATGAAAACTTAATGTGCACATAAAGATTTATAGCGAGCACCATAAAACTAAGATCCTCTTGGACAACAACTTCATAGCAAATAATATAGGAATACCTCATTACAGAACAGAACTTGGTAGTTAGTACCACTTGGACAACTTCGAAACCTGTTTGATCAGCTTTATAACTGAGAGAAGTAGGACACATATCatcaaaaaaaacttcaatAATCTGTTGGAGTTCCTATGCCTGAGTGCAACACAAGACATCATTATGCAAGTCTATGAGTTCGCAAAAATATTATTACCAACATAGTTGACTGGATTGAATCCAGTAATACGGATGTAAAATTGACAACACAGTGCAAATTGACATTGCAAATAGAACTGACTACAAAACCAGACCAAAGAAGACTACAAGAACAGAGTTGCTGCAATCAATATCTAGCACATCGATACCAGAATCAGCAGTGTCTTCTTAATTATCATCTTCGCCAGCATTCCAGCTAATTTGTTTGAATCCTGCAAGTGAAACTAGGCTCTCTGTATACTTGCAAATATCATAACAGTAACAACAGTCAGCCATCTCATCTGAAAGGGGGACAATCTTGGCATCTTTCTTATCGACATCACATGAAATCCACATGTAACTATCACTTCGTACTGATAATAAGAGATTCCCATTGCTGAAATAGCCATTACGGAGTAGTGCTGGTCTATCGAATTTAAGACTAAACATTAGCATCCATGATGCCTCGTCTCCACCACCTCGAAGGCATGCCTCATCATCCAACTTCCACAATTCAACCTTCTTGTTCCATCTCCAATCAGACAATTCATAATCCAATGCATTAGCCCACAGTACAATAACACCAAGAGACTTATTAAACTCGATTATACGAGTATTAGCTTCAGCTTCATAAGACCCATCGCTGTCATAGTGGAAACCATATTCATCATCATattcatcatcataatcatcttcgttgtcatcatcatcatcgtcgTCACCATCATCACGACCACCATCAACAGGAAGCTTAATAGCACAATTCATCACCTCCCTGTTCAAATCAAACACCACCATCATACCAATCATCCCCCAATCCCCCGCACCACATAAAAATCCATTAACACAGACATGGAACGTACTGCAAAAACGATCAATAAGGGCTGTTGGAATCGGAGAAGCCACTTTTCGCCATACATTACTATTAGCTGAATACACCTCCACCGAAAGACAAGGCTTTCTAACAACAAAAACAACCTTATAATCCCGATCCACCGGATCATAACCGAACCCCAAATCATACAATTCACCAACCGGAAGTGGCGGAAGAATTTTAATTTGTCTAATTGCGGGATTCCAAAGAAACACAGGGTCACAAAACTCTCGAACATCAGGGTGAAAATCATAATTAGCAACACATACAATGCCATTAGCAGAACCAACAAGTCTAAAATAACGCTCAGATCTTATAGGCTCATTTCGAGGACACGGATACTTAACATCACGCATTATTTCACAAGAGTCTATGTTAAAGAGTGAGAATTTCTGTCTAAGACCACCGCGGAGATCGAGATAACGGGTGATGATAAGGGTTTCATCGGTTCCGGTGGAGATTGCGTGACGGAGCTGAGCTTCGGCAAAAGCAGGGTCTTTGATTAGCGATAACCACGTCTTGGAGACTAATTGGTATTGAACTAGGGGTTTCACTGGCAGGCGTTTCAGAATCTCGGTGAGTAGATCGCTTGAAAGCGTCGGATTGGGCCTCACACGCGCCATTGTTGAGTCGCTGAGACGACTCGGTGGTGATGATGGGGAGAGAACTGAAGGTCTAACGAGGGtttcgattgaagttgaaagagAGTGGGAATGCGGTGTATTCAATCGAGATTTTACGCGTTTTCTTATCTGTGAAAATATTCTcagaattttaataatatataattaagattttGTAAAACgtaaaatttcataatattcaaattataatagCTTTTTTGTATTATGCTTAAATTTTAAGTGTTCTacattagttttataatttttttgtttaaaatttactaGACTCCGTATAAAATTATGATCAGATATAATTCACTAATATTTACTAATATTATTACCTTAAAATTTCACTTAAATACATattttgtatttgtttcatttcaTT
Protein-coding regions in this window:
- the LOC108225151 gene encoding F-box protein At5g07610-like; translated protein: MARVRPNPTLSSDLLTEILKRLPVKPLVQYQLVSKTWLSLIKDPAFAEAQLRHAISTGTDETLIITRYLDLRGGLRQKFSLFNIDSCEIMRDVKYPCPRNEPIRSERYFRLVGSANGIVCVANYDFHPDVREFCDPVFLWNPAIRQIKILPPLPVGELYDLGFGYDPVDRDYKVVFVVRKPCLSVEVYSANSNVWRKVASPIPTALIDRFCSTFHVCVNGFLCGAGDWGMIGMMVVFDLNREVMNCAIKLPVDGGRDDGDDDDDDDNEDDYDDEYDDEYGFHYDSDGSYEAEANTRIIEFNKSLGVIVLWANALDYELSDWRWNKKVELWKLDDEACLRGGGDEASWMLMFSLKFDRPALLRNGYFSNGNLLLSVRSDSYMWISCDVDKKDAKIVPLSDEMADCCYCYDICKYTESLVSLAGFKQISWNAGEDDN